Proteins encoded by one window of Sediminicoccus rosea:
- a CDS encoding DUF423 domain-containing protein, with protein sequence MQRFWFSAAGLLGALAVGLAAIAAHVALDSRSMVQNVAMLLGWHAPAFIGLALWPRGGPVAATLLLGLTLFSGAVLLRAFTGVSLGPVAPIGGMTMIGGWLLLAVLAWRR encoded by the coding sequence ATGCAACGCTTCTGGTTCAGCGCGGCGGGGCTCCTTGGCGCCCTCGCCGTGGGTCTCGCCGCCATCGCCGCCCATGTCGCCCTCGATTCGCGCAGCATGGTGCAGAACGTCGCCATGCTGCTGGGCTGGCATGCGCCGGCCTTCATCGGCCTCGCCCTCTGGCCGCGCGGCGGGCCGGTGGCGGCCACCCTGCTTCTGGGCCTCACGCTGTTCAGCGGCGCGGTGCTGCTGCGCGCCTTCACGGGCGTCTCGCTCGGGCCGGTCGCGCCCATCGGCGGCATGACGATGATCGGGGGGTGGCTGCTGCTCGCCGTGCTGGCGTGGCGGCGATGA